The Xylanivirga thermophila genome has a segment encoding these proteins:
- a CDS encoding GNAT family N-acetyltransferase: protein MLMEEFSKFWEIYESSFPEDERRDQLTQKKILSNKSYKLIPYYKDGHMIGFAALWELGDFIFLEHLAIKEEFRGNGYGTKILEDIKHKHPNKVVLEVEPPKDDISIKRIKFYKKAGFHLNNNHYMQPPLGKGKKSVPLKIMSYPTPISSDKFDHIVNNIHTNIEHA, encoded by the coding sequence ATGCTGATGGAAGAGTTTTCCAAGTTCTGGGAAATATATGAGAGCTCTTTTCCGGAGGATGAAAGACGTGATCAATTGACACAAAAGAAAATACTGAGTAATAAAAGCTACAAGTTAATACCTTATTATAAAGATGGTCATATGATAGGCTTTGCTGCCTTATGGGAGCTTGGCGATTTCATATTTTTAGAACATCTAGCAATAAAAGAAGAGTTTAGGGGGAATGGCTACGGGACTAAGATATTAGAGGACATAAAGCATAAGCACCCTAACAAGGTGGTATTGGAAGTGGAGCCACCTAAGGATGATATATCCATAAAACGTATTAAATTTTACAAAAAGGCAGGATTTCATCTAAATAATAACCACTATATGCAACCACCATTGGGTAAGGGGAAAAAATCCGTGCCACTTAAAATTATGTCCTATCCGACACCTATTTCCTCAGACAAATTTGATCATATAGTTAATAATATACACACAAATATAGAGCATGCATAA
- a CDS encoding late competence development ComFB family protein → MIKNYMELVVDHLLPTVLEKYPNICTCDQCMEDIKAMALNHLKPMYVVTQKGNIYAKLNELEAQFKADTLKAITQAVEVVSKNPNHDI, encoded by the coding sequence ATGATAAAAAATTATATGGAACTAGTAGTGGACCATCTCTTGCCCACGGTATTGGAAAAGTATCCTAATATATGCACGTGCGATCAATGTATGGAAGATATAAAAGCTATGGCGTTAAACCATTTGAAACCCATGTATGTAGTAACGCAAAAAGGCAATATATATGCAAAACTAAACGAATTGGAAGCACAATTTAAAGCTGATACCCTTAAGGCTATAACCCAGGCAGTAGAAGTGGTGTCTAAAAATCCAAACCATGATATATAA
- a CDS encoding galactose ABC transporter substrate-binding protein, translating to MKKFICIFLSVTLLAVLFTGCGESSGSKSTGGKNGEIKVGVALYKFDDTFISTVREAIEKEAKKIEDEEGVKISINAVDGQGQQATQNDQIDTFITQKYDVICVNMVDRTAASVVIDKAKKANIPVVFFNREPVEEDMKKWDKIYYVGAKAEESGTMQGNIIADYWKDNADADKNKDGVLQYVMLEGEPGHQDAILRTEYSIKALEDAGIKTEKLASDTGNWQRAQGQEKMAAWLSAYGDKIEVVFANNDDMALGAIEALKAAGYFQDDKFIPVVGVDATAPALDSLAEFKMFGTVLNDAEGQGQAIIRIAYYLAKGEDPSKSVDDITDGQYKWVPYQPVTKENMNKFKK from the coding sequence ATGAAAAAATTCATTTGTATTTTTCTTTCGGTTACTCTCTTAGCTGTTTTATTTACAGGCTGCGGCGAATCAAGCGGGAGTAAAAGTACGGGGGGTAAGAATGGCGAAATAAAGGTTGGCGTTGCCTTGTACAAATTTGATGATACATTTATTTCAACAGTGAGAGAGGCAATAGAAAAGGAAGCCAAAAAGATAGAAGATGAAGAAGGGGTTAAAATATCTATAAATGCAGTTGATGGTCAGGGACAACAGGCTACACAAAATGATCAGATCGATACCTTTATAACACAAAAATATGATGTTATATGTGTAAACATGGTAGATCGTACAGCGGCCTCAGTGGTAATAGATAAGGCTAAAAAAGCAAATATACCGGTTGTATTCTTTAATAGGGAACCTGTCGAAGAAGATATGAAGAAGTGGGATAAGATATATTATGTTGGTGCAAAGGCTGAAGAATCCGGTACTATGCAGGGGAATATAATAGCTGATTACTGGAAGGATAATGCCGATGCTGATAAAAATAAAGATGGAGTCTTACAGTATGTTATGTTGGAAGGTGAACCAGGACACCAAGATGCCATATTGAGGACTGAATATTCCATAAAGGCCCTTGAAGATGCAGGGATAAAAACCGAAAAATTAGCTAGTGATACAGGAAACTGGCAAAGGGCTCAAGGTCAGGAGAAAATGGCTGCATGGTTGTCGGCTTATGGTGATAAGATTGAAGTGGTGTTTGCCAATAATGATGATATGGCACTCGGTGCAATTGAAGCATTAAAGGCAGCAGGATATTTTCAGGATGATAAATTTATCCCTGTAGTAGGGGTAGATGCTACTGCTCCCGCCCTGGATTCTTTGGCGGAATTTAAAATGTTTGGTACTGTGCTAAATGATGCTGAAGGTCAGGGGCAGGCTATAATAAGGATAGCGTACTATCTGGCTAAGGGCGAAGATCCTTCAAAGTCTGTAGATGATATTACAGATGGACAGTACAAATGGGTACCATATCAACCTGTTACCAAGGAAAATATGAACAAATTCAAAAAATAA
- a CDS encoding sugar ABC transporter ATP-binding protein: protein MEQGYILEMNHIFKTFPGVKALDDVMLKVRPGTVHALVGENGAGKSTLMKCLFGIYTPDSGEIILDGKEIHLRNAKDGLDNGISMIHQELQPIPYRDVMENIWVGRFPIKNIMGFSVVDHKKMYTDTKSLLEKLHMDIEPDTLVSKLSVSQVQGLEIAKAVSYSSKIIIMDEPTSSLTGNEVENLFRIIRELREQGVAIIYISHKIEEILEIADDVTIMRDGKYIGTWAAKDLTIDEIISKMVGRELTHRFPYRENKLGEVILKVDKLTSMNPKSFKNVTFELRQGEILGIGGLVGAQRTELVESIFGLRRIAEGHIYIRGNEVRIKHPKDAKKYGMALLTEERRSTGIFPMLSVADNTIIAGIDRYIKFNFMLDEDKGIGDVKKTIDKLNIKTPSIKTQIQYLSGGNQQKVIFSRWLLLEPNILILDEPTRGIDVGAKYEIYKIIADLAKQGKSIIMISSEMPELLGMSDRIMVMCEGRVSGIIKGNEADQETIMKYATKFANY from the coding sequence ATGGAGCAGGGATATATTTTGGAGATGAACCATATATTCAAGACGTTTCCAGGCGTAAAGGCGTTGGATGATGTAATGTTAAAGGTAAGGCCCGGAACAGTTCATGCCTTGGTTGGAGAAAATGGAGCGGGAAAATCCACCCTTATGAAATGTTTATTTGGCATATATACTCCAGATTCGGGAGAAATAATACTAGATGGCAAGGAAATTCATCTTAGAAATGCCAAAGACGGGTTAGACAATGGGATTTCAATGATACATCAGGAATTACAGCCCATACCTTACAGGGATGTAATGGAAAATATATGGGTAGGAAGGTTTCCAATCAAAAATATTATGGGATTTTCGGTTGTTGATCATAAGAAGATGTATACGGACACAAAATCATTGTTGGAAAAACTGCATATGGATATAGAACCAGATACGCTTGTATCAAAATTATCAGTGTCACAAGTTCAGGGACTAGAAATAGCAAAGGCTGTTTCATATAGCTCTAAAATAATAATAATGGATGAGCCTACTTCATCCCTTACGGGAAATGAGGTAGAAAATCTCTTTAGAATAATCCGGGAACTTAGGGAACAAGGGGTAGCTATCATATATATATCCCACAAAATTGAGGAGATATTGGAAATTGCAGATGATGTAACCATAATGCGAGATGGCAAATACATAGGGACATGGGCGGCAAAAGATCTGACAATTGATGAAATAATCTCTAAGATGGTAGGGCGGGAGCTCACACATAGATTTCCGTATAGGGAGAATAAACTTGGCGAAGTAATACTGAAAGTGGATAAATTGACCTCCATGAATCCAAAGTCATTTAAGAATGTTACCTTTGAGTTGAGGCAGGGTGAGATATTGGGGATAGGTGGTTTAGTAGGAGCACAGAGGACAGAGCTTGTAGAATCCATATTTGGACTTAGACGTATAGCTGAAGGACACATATATATAAGGGGTAATGAGGTAAGGATAAAGCATCCAAAGGATGCAAAAAAATATGGTATGGCTTTACTTACAGAAGAGAGAAGATCTACAGGTATATTTCCAATGCTTTCGGTAGCAGATAATACCATTATAGCTGGTATAGATAGATATATTAAATTTAATTTTATGCTGGATGAGGATAAGGGGATTGGCGATGTAAAGAAAACAATTGATAAATTAAATATAAAAACCCCTTCAATAAAAACACAAATACAGTATTTATCAGGTGGAAACCAGCAAAAAGTAATATTTTCCCGTTGGCTATTACTTGAACCTAATATATTAATTCTCGATGAACCTACTAGAGGTATTGATGTTGGTGCTAAATACGAGATATATAAAATAATTGCGGATCTTGCAAAACAGGGCAAAAGCATAATAATGATATCTTCCGAGATGCCTGAGCTCTTAGGTATGTCAGATAGGATAATGGTCATGTGTGAAGGTAGAGTAAGCGGCATTATAAAAGGTAATGAAGCTGATCAGGAAACTATAATGAAATATGCTACTAAATTTGCAAATTATTAG
- a CDS encoding cupin domain-containing protein, which yields MAQQLLKNIDFSKVLDMERLVEYQQGTVISKTLAQGAPLSITLFAFDKGEEISSHSSDGDALVYIMDGKAEITLGDQKHVLEKGQAIVMPAGIPHALMANEQFKMMLIVVFSLQ from the coding sequence ATGGCACAACAATTACTTAAAAACATTGATTTTTCAAAGGTATTGGATATGGAGAGATTAGTTGAATATCAGCAGGGGACAGTAATTAGTAAGACTCTTGCCCAAGGTGCTCCACTTAGTATTACATTGTTTGCATTTGATAAGGGAGAGGAGATAAGTTCCCATTCATCAGATGGGGATGCGCTAGTATATATAATGGATGGTAAAGCGGAGATTACATTGGGAGATCAGAAGCATGTATTAGAAAAAGGGCAGGCTATAGTTATGCCAGCAGGGATACCCCATGCATTGATGGCCAATGAGCAGTTTAAGATGATGCTGATCGTAGTTTTTAGTTTGCAATAG
- the rfbD gene encoding dTDP-4-dehydrorhamnose reductase: protein MKIVIFGATGLLGKELLRRLEEDEVIPLSSRDVNVEDSKKVLDAIKQIEPDAVINCAAIANPDICEKQPKLAYGVNTIGARNIAVACQYTGCKDVYISTDHVFGGYNRCDNYYTEFDITSPLNVYGKSKVMGERFTRELSDKYFIVRTSILFGIHRDTLVTRSIKQAKRGETIIVPKDQIVSPTYIKDLSFMIRNLLEGEEYGVYHLTNRGECSRYELVKEALYIAGYKDANIVPVASDFSGKAKRPLNVVLRNYMLEIMDKPLPRDWHEALKEFIEEECIC, encoded by the coding sequence ATGAAAATTGTTATCTTTGGTGCCACTGGACTTTTGGGGAAAGAACTGTTAAGAAGACTTGAAGAAGATGAGGTAATACCATTATCTAGTAGGGATGTAAATGTAGAGGATAGTAAGAAGGTGCTAGATGCTATAAAGCAGATAGAGCCAGATGCTGTTATAAACTGTGCTGCCATAGCTAATCCAGATATATGCGAAAAGCAGCCTAAATTAGCCTATGGAGTAAATACTATTGGTGCTAGAAATATTGCTGTAGCCTGTCAATATACAGGCTGTAAAGATGTTTATATATCTACGGATCATGTTTTTGGTGGATATAATCGGTGTGATAATTATTATACTGAGTTCGATATTACTTCACCTCTCAATGTATATGGTAAATCAAAGGTTATGGGAGAGAGATTTACAAGAGAATTGAGTGATAAATATTTTATAGTAAGAACATCTATTTTGTTTGGTATACATCGGGACACCCTTGTTACTAGGAGTATAAAACAGGCAAAGCGGGGTGAGACCATAATAGTGCCGAAGGATCAGATAGTATCCCCAACCTATATAAAAGATTTGTCTTTTATGATTAGAAATCTGTTGGAAGGAGAGGAGTATGGAGTTTATCATCTGACCAACAGGGGAGAATGTAGTAGATATGAATTGGTAAAGGAAGCCCTCTATATAGCAGGATATAAAGATGCCAATATAGTGCCGGTAGCGTCGGATTTTTCAGGGAAGGCAAAGAGGCCCCTTAATGTGGTGCTTAGAAATTATATGCTTGAGATCATGGATAAACCATTACCTAGGGATTGGCATGAGGCACTAAAAGAATTTATCGAGGAGGAATGTATATGCTGA
- the mglC gene encoding galactose/methyl galactoside ABC transporter permease MglC, whose translation MADNTKKVKDILSRYAIYIVLLVLFLAIGMINRNFFSIDNIVNVLIIAAVRLVIALGVSGALITRGTDLSAGRTVGLTACIAASLLQRPDYAYKLLPDIPQLPVIVPILLAILVGVIIGITNGLVIAYLKVPPFIATLGMMVIVYGVSCIYTNAQPIGGLRDDFTNIASGSIGFMPNLILIAIIVIFVIWFIYNKTRFGKYIYAIGGNPNAAEVSGVNVENILVKVYALAGGLYGLAGALLAARTGGATNNYGLMYELDAIAACTIGGVSTSGGVGRVSGVITGVLIFEVLNNGLVVLGVQTYWQQVIKGIIIIMAVALDIRKYLAKR comes from the coding sequence ATGGCAGATAATACAAAAAAAGTAAAAGACATATTGAGCCGATATGCTATATATATAGTACTTTTAGTGTTGTTTTTAGCAATTGGTATGATTAATAGAAATTTTTTCTCCATTGATAATATAGTAAATGTATTGATAATAGCTGCCGTAAGGCTTGTAATAGCACTTGGTGTGAGTGGTGCTCTTATAACCCGTGGAACGGATCTGTCAGCTGGACGTACAGTAGGCCTTACTGCCTGTATAGCGGCGAGTTTACTACAACGTCCCGATTACGCATATAAGCTGCTTCCGGATATACCGCAACTTCCAGTCATAGTACCTATATTATTGGCTATACTCGTAGGCGTTATTATAGGCATTACAAATGGATTGGTAATTGCATATCTAAAAGTTCCTCCTTTTATTGCTACTTTAGGCATGATGGTTATAGTATATGGTGTTTCATGCATATATACAAATGCCCAGCCTATTGGAGGACTGAGGGATGATTTTACAAATATTGCATCAGGCTCGATTGGGTTCATGCCAAATCTTATTTTGATAGCGATTATAGTTATATTTGTTATATGGTTTATCTACAACAAAACACGCTTTGGCAAATATATATATGCTATAGGTGGAAACCCGAATGCTGCTGAAGTATCGGGGGTTAATGTGGAGAATATATTAGTTAAAGTATATGCCTTGGCAGGCGGGTTGTATGGCCTAGCTGGTGCATTACTAGCAGCTAGGACTGGTGGCGCTACAAACAATTATGGACTGATGTATGAATTGGATGCCATAGCAGCTTGCACAATAGGGGGCGTATCTACATCAGGAGGTGTTGGCAGAGTTTCAGGGGTTATAACAGGTGTACTTATTTTTGAAGTGCTCAATAATGGTTTGGTTGTTTTAGGGGTACAAACATATTGGCAACAGGTTATAAAAGGTATAATTATAATAATGGCAGTAGCTTTAGATATTAGGAAATATTTAGCTAAGAGATAA